A region of Lycium barbarum isolate Lr01 chromosome 1, ASM1917538v2, whole genome shotgun sequence DNA encodes the following proteins:
- the LOC132645328 gene encoding subtilisin-like protease SBT1.4, translating into MGDISVLSFLLIISFCLTPLTLSIQSNDHETFIIHVSKSDKPHVFTTHHHWYSSIIRSVSPLSQHPSNILYTYKRAAVGFSARLSAAQADQLRRIPGVISVLPDQVNHLHTTHTPTFLGLADTFGLWPNSDYADDVIVGVLDTGIWPERLSFSDEDLSPVPPSWKGKCVTGPDFPETSCNRKIIGAQMFYKGYEAKHGPMNETKESKSPRDTEGHGTHTASTAAGSLVSNASFYQYAKGEARGMAIKARIAVYKICWKNGCFNSDILAAMDQAVDDGVHVISLSVGANGYAPHYLYDSIAIGAFGATQHGVLVSCSAGNSGPGAYTAVNIAPWILTVGASTIDREFPADVILGDNRIFGGVSLYSGDPLNETKLPVVYSGECGSKYCYPGKLDAKKVAGKIVLCDRGGNARVEKGSAVKLAGGVGMILANLADSGEELVADSHLLPATMVGQKAGDAIRKYVKSDRSPTATIVFRGTVIGTSPAAPRVAAFSSRGPNHLTPEILKPDVIAPGVNILAGWTGANGPADLDIDLRRVQFNIISGTSMSCPHVSGLAALLRGAHSKWTPAAIKSALMTTAYKLDNSGKVFSDLATGKESTPFVHGSGHVDPNRALDPGLVYDIETSDYVNFLCSIGYDGDDVAVFVRDSSRVNCSQRSLDTPGDLNYPSFSVVFNGESNAVVKYKRVVKNVGKNADAVYEVKVNAPPSVEVSVSPSKLVFSEENNSLSYEISFKSKSSGGLEIAKGIGSAFGSIEWSDGIHSVRSPIAVRWHLHSAASM; encoded by the exons ATGGGAGACATTTCCGTTCTTTCATTCCTTTTAATAATCTCTTTCTGCCTCACTCCGTTGACCCTCTCCATCCAATCCAACGATCACGAAACCTTCATAATCCACGTTTCCAAATCCGACAAACCCCATGTTTTCACCACCCACCACCATTGGTACTCCTCAATTATCCGATCCGTTTCTCCACTCTCTCAACACCCTTCTAATATCCTCTACACCTACAAACGCGCTGCGGTGGGCTTCTCCGCCCGCCTCAGCGCCGCGCAGGCTGATCAGCTCCGCCGTATTCCCGGCGTAATCTCTGTCCTTCCTGACCAAGTCAACCATCTCCACACCACACATACTCCTACCTTCTTGGGACTTGCTGATACCTTTGGCCTATGGCCCAACTCCGACTACGCTGACGACGTCATTGTTGGAGTTCTGGACACAG GAATCTGGCCGGAAAGACTGAGTTTTTCCGACGAGGATCTCTCTCCAGTTCCTCCAAGTTGGAAAGGGAAATGCGTGACTGGACCAGATTTTCCTGAAACTTCATGCAATCGGAAAATAATAGGTGCTCAAATGTTTTACAAAGGGTATGAAGCTAAACATGGCCCAATGAATGAAACAAAAGAATCGAAATCACCAAGAGATACTGAAGGACATGGAACACATACAGCATCCACTGCAGCTGGTTCATTAGTATCAAATGCTAGTTTTTACCAATATGCAAAAGGTGAAGCTAGAGGAATGGCTATAAAAGCAAGAATAGCTGTTTACAAGATTTGCTGGAAAAATGGCTGTTTTAATTCTGATATACTGGCTGCAATGGATCAAGCTGTTGATGATGGTGTGCATGTTATTTCACTTTCTGTCGGTGCTAACGGGTATGCTCCACATTACCTCTATGACTCCATTGCCATTGGAGCTTTTGGTGCAACCCAACATGGCGTCCTCGTCTCATGCTCAGCTGGAAATTCGGGTCCTGGTGCTTATACAGCAGTGAACATTGCCCCGTGGATACTCACTGTTGGTGCATCAACAATAGATAGAGAGTTTCCAGCAGATGTTATTCTAGGAGATAATAGAATATTTGGTGGCGTTTCCTTGTACTCTGGCGATCCCTTGAACGAAACCAAATTGCCAGTGGTTTATTCCGGGGAATGTGGTAGCAAATACTGTTATCCAGGAAAGTTGGACGCAAAAAAAGTCGCTGGCAAAATTGTTCTGTGTGACCGTGGAGGCAATGCTAGAGTCGAGAAAGGAAGTGCGGTGAAGCTGGCAGGCGGGGTCGGGATGATACTTGCTAATTTGGCTGATTCTGGTGAAGAACTTGTTGCAGATTCACATCTTCTCCCCGCGACGATGGTTGGTCAAAAAGCAGGAGATGCGATAAGAAAATATGTTAAGTCTGATCGATCACCAACGGCTACGATTGTGTTTAGAGGAACAGTGATTGGGACCTCTCCGGCAGCGCCACGTGTAGCCGCGTTCTCAAGCCGTGGACCAAATCATTTGACACCGGAGATTCTTAAACCCGATGTTATTGCACCGGGTGTCAACATTTTAGCGGGTTGGACAGGAGCTAATGGCCCAGCTGATTTGGACATTGACCTGAGAAGAGTGCAATTCAATATTATTTCTGGAACTTCCATGTCGTGTCCTCATGTTAGTGGATTAGCTGCTTTACTTAGAGGGGCCCACTCTAAGTGGACCCCAGCAGCTATAAAGTCAGCACTCATGACAACAGCTTACAAGTTGGACAACTCTGGTAAGGTATTTAGTGATCTTGCCACTGGAAAAGAATCTACTCCTTTCGTTCATGGATCCGGGCATGTCGACCCGAACCGAGCACTGGATCCGGGTTTGGTTTATGATATTGAGACCAGCGATTACGTGAATTTCCTATGCAGCATTGGCTATGATGGCGACGATGTTGCTGTGTTCGTGAGAGATTCTTCGAGGGTGAATTGCAGTCAACGGAGTTTGGATACTCCGGGAGACCTGAATTACCCGTCATTCTCCGTTGTTTTTAACGGTGAAAGTAATGCTGTGGTTAAATACAAGCGTGTGGTGAAAAATGTAGGGAAAAATGCAGATGCTGTGTATGAAGTGAAGGTGAACGCACCTCCATCTGTGGAGGTGAGCGTGTCACCATCGAAGCTTGTTTTCAGTGAGGAAAATAATAGTTTGTCGTATGAGATTAGCTTTAAGAGTAAGAGCAGTGGTGGACTGGAGATAGCGAAAGGGATTGGATCTGCATTTGGTTCGATTGAGTGGAGCGATGGGATTCACAGTGTGAGGAGCCCAATTGCGGTGCGCTGGCATCTTCACTCTGCTGCATCCATGTAA
- the LOC132618223 gene encoding rop guanine nucleotide exchange factor 5-like: MLCLKQRFPGLTQTTLDASNIQHNKDVGKSILESYSRVLESLAFNIVARIDDLLYVDDLTRQSDKLSAIAHKKVSATPYRTPNFSPVPLISPARGERTPFLTANTSNKLARRGIGVKRVLSNYLGCEAKTKNSLEAFALWDKNNWLR, from the exons ATGCTTTGCCTCAAGCAACGATTCCCTGGCCTAACCCAAACTACTTTAGATGCCAGCAATATTCAGCACAACAAG GATGTAGGAAAGTCCATCTTAGAGAGCTACTCAAGAGTCCTTGAGAGTTTGGCATTCAATATTGTGGCACGAATTGATGATCTACTATACGTGGACGACTTAACTAGGCAGTCTGATAAGCTGTCAGCGATTGCCCACAAAAAGGTGTCAGCCACCCCATATAGAACACCAAACTTTTCACCTGTGCCTCTGATAAGCCCTGCAAGGGGGGAGAGAACTCCATTTCTCACTGCAAATACTAGTAATAAACTAGCTCGACGTGGCATCGGAGTAAAGAGAGTCTTGTCAAATTATCTCGGCTGCGAAGCAAAGACAAAGAATTCATTGGAGGCCTTTGCTTTATGGGATAAAAATaattggctaaggtga